A region from the Panicum hallii strain FIL2 chromosome 1, PHallii_v3.1, whole genome shotgun sequence genome encodes:
- the LOC112885201 gene encoding leucine-rich repeat receptor protein kinase MSP1-like — protein sequence MPVSVAPEVREEGYGRAGLADEPPLPPAPPSSSPPPRRPAPTRTQEALLATKAALADPAGALASWRTKNIFSYSMMIDGISLFILFVCFIATSAFAESDINNLYALRHTVAESKGFLQDWFNSETHPCNWTGITCEGRRTVVAIELSSVPLRVPFPLCITAFRSLGRLDLSRCDLSGMIPEALGDLQNLQYLDLSNNELTGPMPFSLYDLKMLKEIVLDRNRLSGQLSPAIAHLQNLTKLLISNNNIYGELPLELGSLKNLEVLGFHQNRFDGSIPESFGNLTRLFHLDASKNNLTGSIFPGISALQNMQTLDLSSNSLVGPIPNEITHLKMLEHLSLGFNNFTGGIPKEIGNMKHLKELSLCECNLSGTIPWSLGSLRSLMELDISGNYFNSELPGSVGDLGNLTVLIARNARLVGSIPKELGNCKKLTLLRLSFNGFTGCIPEELAGLEGIAHFEAEDNRLSGPISDWLQKWGNVVSVNLANNKFNGSIRPIICQAKLLRSLDLHCNDLTGSIKEAFKGCKNLVQLDLQGNNFNGGIPEYLAELPLKILELSYNRFTGVLPGKLFESSTILEMNLNNNMLTGYIPDSIGKLHSLQRLKMGTNCLEGPIPQAVGALENLTEISLDGNRLSGSIPQELFNCRNLVMLNLSCNNLTGPIPRSISQLTSLTGLVLSHNQLSGSIPAELCGGFTNPTHPDSEYVQHHGLLDLSYNWLTGRIPPAIKNCVILEELHLQGNLLNGSIPAELGELKNIRIVDLSFNALAGPMFPWSAPLLTLQGLFLSNNHLNGIIPAEIGHILPNIAVLNLSSNAFMATLPKSLLCSKSLNCLDVSNNNLSGEIPLSCPGYEESLSSLIFFNASSNHLSGSLDGSISNFRQLSTLDIHNNSLTGSLPSVLSNLSYLNYLDLSKNDFSGSSPCGVCNIFGITFANFSGNRIGMHSLSDCGAPGICAPDSIEHKEGHPPHVILRAVTICAAVVIVILLVVYVGRNLSNKLSRSRPTPFEPLSTTQGLQLSSLQFIPPLALSS from the exons ATGCCGGTGTCCGTTGCTCCGGAGGTGAGGGAGGAAGGATATGGCCGCGCTGGGCTCGCCGACGAGCCTCCACTACCTCCTGCTCCcccctcctcgtcgccgccgccgcggcggcctgcGCCAACGCGGACGCAGGAGGCGCTGCTGGCGACGaaggcggcgctcgcggacccGGCCGGCGCGCTGGCGTCCTGGAGAACAAAAAATATTTTTTCCTATTCAATGATGATA GATGGAATCAGCTTATTTATCCTATTTGTCTGCTTCATTGCTACTTCTGCTTTCGCTGAATCTGATATAAACAATCTATATGCTCTGAGGCACACAGTCGCTGAATCAAAAGGCTTCCTTCAGGACTGGTTTAATTCAGAAACACATCCATGCAACTGGACGGGTATAACTTGTGAAGGACGGCGCACGGTTGTGGCCATAGAACTGTCATCTGTGCCACTCCGTGTCCCTTTTCCGTTATGCATCACGGCATTCCGGTCACTTGGTCGCCTCGACCTAAGTAGGTGTGATTTATCTGGTATGATTCCAGAAGCCTTGGGAGATTTGCAGAATCTCCAGTACCTGGACTTGAGCAATAACGAGCTTACTGGGCCCATGCCTTTCTCGTTATATGATTTGAAGATGCTGAAGGAAATAGTGCTAGACAGAAACAGATTGTCTGGACAATTGAGCCCTGCCATTGCTCATCTTCAGAACCTCACTAAGTTATTGATATCCAATAACAACATCTATGGAGAACTTCCTCTGGAGCTGGGTAGTCTGAAGAACCTAGAGGTCCTGGGCTTTCACCAGAACAGATTCGATGGATCGATACCAGAATCTTTTGGCAACCTGACTCGGCTCTTCCACCTTGATGCAAGCAAGAATAATCTCACTGGATCAATATTTCCTGGAATAAGTGCATTGCAGAACATGCAGACACTTGATTTGTCTTCAAATAGTTTGGTGGGGCCAATACCTAATGAGATTACTCATCTGAAAATGCTTGAGCATTTATCTTTGGGGTTCAACAATTTCACTGGAGGGATTCCAAAAGAGATTGGTAACATGAAGCACCTAAAGGAACTCTCTCTGTGTGAATGCAACTTATCAGGCACCATCCCTTGGTCACTTGGTAGTCTTAGAAGCTTAATGGAACTTGATATATCAGGCAATTACTTCAATTCTGAACTCCCAGGGTCTGTTGGTGATCTGGGGAATCTAACCGTCCTGATTGCAAGGAATGCAAGGCTCGTAGGGAGCATACCCAAAGAACTTGGTAACTGCAAGAAGCTTACTCTTCTACGTCTGTCGTTTAATGGCTTTACTGGCTGTATTCCTGAAGAGCTTGCAGGCTTAGAAGGTATTGCCCATTttgaagcagaagataacagaCTGTCTGGTCCTATTAGTGATTGGCTTCAAAAATGGGGAAATGTTGTTTCTGTAAACCTGGCAAACAACAAGTTCAATGGTTCTATACGTCCCATCATTtgtcaagccaagttactgcggTCACTCGACCTGCATTGTAACGATCTCACGGGGAGTATCAAGGAGGCATTCAAGGGATGCAAGAACCTGGTTCAACTGGATTTGCAAGGTAACAATTTCAATGGTGGGATACCCGAATACCTGGCTGAGCTACCGCTCAAAATATTGGAGTTGTCTTACAACAGATTTACAGGAGTGTTGCCTGGAAAGTTGTTTGAGTCATCAACCATTTTGGAAATGAACCTGAATAATAATATGCTTACTGGCTATATCCCTGACAGCATTGGTAAACTCCACAGCTTGCAGAGGTTGAAAATGGGCACTAACTGCTTGGAAGGACCTATCCCACAGGCAGTCGGTGCACTAGAGAATTTGACAGAAATATCTCTTGATGGGAATAGACTATCTGGGAGCATCCCGCAAGAGCTCTTCAACTGCAGAAACCTAGTCATGCTAAACCTGAGCTGTAATAATCTGACCGGACCCATCCCGAGATCCATATCGCAATTGACTTCGCTCACTGGCTTGGTTTTGTCTCACAACCAGCTCTCTGGTTCTATTCCTGCTGAGTTATGTGGGGGATTCACGAACCCAACTCATCCTGACTCAGAGTATGTTCAACATCATGGCTTACTTGATCTGTCATATAACTGGTTGACTGGTCGTATCCCACCAGCAATCAAGAATTGTGTTATTCTGGAGGAGCTACACCTGCAAGGTAACTTGCTGAATGGATCTATTCCTGCAGAGCTTGGTGAGCTGAAGAATATTAGAATTGTTGATCTCTCTTTTAATGCATTAGCTGGACCGATGTTTCCTTGGTCTGCGCCATTGCTCACCTTGCAAGGCCTTTTTCTGTCTAATAACCATCTAAATGGCATTATTCCTGCTGAGATAGGCCACATTCTTCCCAACATTGCAGTTCTAAACTTGTCCAGTAATGCATTTATGGCTACTCTACCCAAGTCTTTACTATGCAGCAAGAGCCTGAACTGTTTGGATGTCAGTAACAACAACCTCTCTGGTGAAATCCCATTATCTTGTCCTGGGTACGAAGAATCCTTGAGCTCACTGATCTTCTTCAATGCAAGCAGTAACCATTTATCAGGGAGCCTAGATGGGTCTATCTCAAATTTCAGACAACTGTCTACTCTTGATATCCACAACAATAGCCTCACTGGAAGCTTGCCATCGGTACTATCCAATCTCAGTTATCTGAACTATCTTGATCTCTCAAAGAATGATTTCAGTGGTTCCAGCCCTTGTGGTGTCTGCAACATATTTGGTATCACATTTGCCAACTTCTCTGGTAATCGAATTGGGATGCATAGCTTATCAGATTGTGGTGCTCCTGGCATCTGTGCTCCTGATAGTATCGAGCATAAGGAGGGTCATCCACCTCATGTGATTCTAAGAGCAGTGACCATTTGTGCCGCCGTTGTGATTGTCATTCTTCTGGTGGTGTATGTGGGACGTAACCTGTCAAATAAGCTGTCAAGAAGCAGGCCTACACCATTTGAACCTCTCAGTACAACCCAAGGTCTACAATTGAGCTCGCTACAATTCATCCCGCCTCTGGCGTTGAGCTCCTAG
- the LOC112885212 gene encoding leucine-rich repeat receptor protein kinase MSP1-like has translation RLGWRLRGGAGFGLLRRCGAAGGPVLGRRDSISLFILFVCFIATSAFPESDINNLYALRHTVAESKGFLQDWFNSETHPCNWKGITCERRHTVVAIELSSVPLRVPFPLCIMAFRSLGRLQLSTCDLSGMIPEALGDLQNLQYLDLSNNELTGPMPFSLYDLKMLKEIVLDRNTLSGQLSPAIAQLQKLTKLLISENNISGELPPELGSLKNLEVLGFHQNRFNGSIPESFGNLTQLFYLDARKNKLTGSIFPGISALQNMQTLDLSSNSLVGPIPNEITHLKMLEHLSLGFNNFTGGIPKEIGNMKHLKELSLCECNLSGTIPWSLGSLRSLTELDISGNYFDSELPASVGDLGNLTILIARNAKLIGSIPKELGNCKKLTLLRLSFNGFTGCIPEELAGLEGIAHFEAEDNRLSGPISDWLQKWGNVVSVNLANNKFSGSIRPTICQAKLLRSLDLHCNDLTGSIKEAFKGCKNLVQLDLQGNNFNGGIPEYLAELPLKILELSYNRFTGVLPGKLFESSTILEMNLNNNMLTGYIPDSIGKLHSLQRLKMSSNCLEGPIPQAVGALGNLTEISLDGNRLSGSIPQELFNCRNLVMLNLSSNNLTGPIPRSISQLTSLTGLVLSHNQLSGSIPAEICGGFTNPTHPDSEYVQHHGLLDLSYNWLTGRIPPAIKNCVILEELHLQGNLLNGSIPAEFGELKNIRIVDLSFNALAGPMFPWSAPLLTLQGLFLSNNHLNGIIPAEIGHILPNIAVLNLSSNAFMATLPQSLLCSKTLNRLDVSNNNLSGKIPLSCTSYEKSSSELVFFNASSNHFSGSLDESISKFRQLSYLDIHNNSLTGSLPSALFNLSLLCYLDVSKNDFNGAIPCGMCNVPNISIVNFSGNNEGMHCLSDCAESSICAADSVNCKGAHTPRVILRVVAICVTATIVAVVLLVLFLRWKLLRNRTLPLVPVTASQSRVTIESSLREPLSINLATFEHALLRFTIDDILKATDNFNAVHIIGHGGFGTVYGVALPEGRRVAIKRLHGSHQFLGDRQFLAEMETIGKVKHHNLVPLLGYCACGDDRFLIYEHMHHGSLEMWLRDRGNTTPKAIGWPDRLRICLGSAHGLMFLHHGFVPNIIHRDMKSSNILLDEHMEPRISDFGLARIISAYDTHVSTNVAGTLGYIPPEYALTMKCTAKGDVYSFGVVMLEVLTGRPPTGQEVEEGGGNLIDWVRWMIAQGREGELFDPSLPVSGLWREQMVRVLAVALECTADEAWKRPTMPDVVKGLKMAQLMKPEPHDLQVQGRVVQT, from the exons CGTTTGGGGTGGAGGTTGCGCGGAGGCGCGGGCTTTGGCCTGCTCCGTCGGTGCGGCGCCGCGGGCGGGCCGGTGCTGGGGCGCCGG GATAGCATCAGCTTGTTCATCCTATTTGTCTGCTTCATCGCAACCTCTGCTTTCCCTGAATCTGATATAAACAATCTATATGCTCTGAGGCACACAGTCGCTGAATCAAAAGGCTTCCTTCAGGATTGGTTTAATTCAGAAACTCATCCATGCAACTGGAAAGGTATAACTTGTGAACGACGACACACTGTTGTGGCCATAGAACTGTCATCTGTGCCACTCCGTGTCCCTTTTCCGTTATGCATCATGGCATTCCGGTCACTTGGTCGCCTCCAACTAAGTACATGTGATTTATCTGGTATGATTCCAGAAGCCTTGGGAGATTTGCAAAATCTTCAGTACCTGGACTTGAGCAATAACGAGCTTACTGGGCCCATGCCTTTCTCGTTATATGATTTGAAGATGCTGAAGGAAATAGTGCTAGACAGAAACACATTGTCTGGACAGTTGAGCCCTGCCATCGCTCAGCTTCAGAAGCTCACTAAGTTATTGATATCCGAGAACAACATCTCTGGAGAACTTCCTCCTGAGCTGGGCAGTCTGAAGAACTTAGAGGTCCTGGGCTTTCACCAGAACAGATTCAATGGATCGATACCAGAATCTTTTGGCAACCTGACTCAGCTCTTCTACCTTGATGCAAGAAAGAATAAGCTCACTGGATCAATATTTCCTGGAATAAGTGCATTGCAGAACATGCAGACACTTGATTTGTCTTCAAATAGTTTGGTGGGGCCAATACCTAATGAGATTACTCATCTGAAAATGCTTGAGCATTTATCTTTGGGGTTCAACAATTTCACTGGAGGGATTCCAAAAGAGATTGGTAACATGAAGCACCTAAAGGAACTCTCTCTGTGTGAATGCAACTTATCAGGCACCATCCCTTGGTCACTTGGTAGTCTTAGAAGCTTAACGGAACTTGATATATCAGGCAATTACTTTGATTCGGAACTCCCAGCGTCTGTTGGTGATCTGGGGAATCTAACCATCCTGATTGCAAGGAATGCAAAGCTCATAGGGAGCATACCCAAAGAACTTGGTAACTGCAAGAAGCTTACTCTTCTACGTCTGTCGTTTAATGGCTTTACTGGCTGTATTCCTGAAGAGCTTGCAGGCTTAGAAGGTATTGCCCATTttgaagcagaagataacagaCTGTCTGGTCCTATTAGTGATTGGCTTCAAAAATGGGGAAATGTTGTTTCTGTAAACCTGGCAAACAACAAGTTCAGTGGTTCTATACGTCCCACCATTtgtcaagccaagttactgcggTCACTCGACCTGCATTGTAACGATCTCACGGGGAGTATCAAGGAGGCATTCAAGGGATGCAAGAACCTGGTTCAACTGGATTTGCAAGGTAACAATTTCAATGGTGGGATACCCGAATACCTGGCTGAGCTACCGCTCAAAATATTGGAGTTGTCTTACAACAGATTTACAGGAGTGTTGCCTGGAAAGTTGTTTGAGTCATCAACCATTTTGGAAATGAACCTGAATAATAATATGCTTACTGGCTATATCCCTGACAGCATTGGTAAACTCCACAGCTTGCAGAGGTTGAAAATGAGCAGTAACTGCCTGGAAGGACCTATCCCACAGGCAGTCGGTGCACTAGGGAATTTGACAGAAATATCTCTTGATGGGAATAGACTATCTGGGAGCATCCCGCAAGAGCTCTTCAACTGCAGAAACCTAGTCATGCTAAACCTGAGCTCTAATAATCTGACCGGACCCATCCCGAGATCCATATCACAATTGACTTCGCTCACTGGCTTGGTTTTGTCTCACAACCAGCTCTCTGGCTCTATTCCTGCTGAGATATGTGGGGGATTCACGAACCCAACTCATCCTGACTCAGAGTATGTTCAACATCATGGCTTACTTGATCTGTCATATAACTGGTTGACTGGTCGTATCCCACCAGCGATCAAGAATTGTGTTATTCTGGAGGAGCTACACCTGCAAGGTAACTTGCTGAATGGATCTATTCCTGCAGAGTTTGGTGAGCTGAAGAATATTAGAATTGTTGATCTTTCTTTTAATGCATTAGCTGGACCGATGTTTCCTTGGTCTGCGCCATTGCTCACCTTGCAAGGCCTTTTTCTGTCTAATAACCATCTAAATGGCATTATTCCTGCTGAGATAGGCCACATTCTTCCCAACATTGCAGTTCTAAACTTGTCCAGTAATGCATTTATGGCTACTCTACCCCAATCTTTACTATGCAGCAAGACCCTGAACCGTCTTGATGTCAGTAACAATAATCTATCTGGTAAAATCCCGTTGTCTTGTACTAGCTATGAAAAATCATCGAGCGAACTGGTCTTTTTCAATGCAAGCAGTAACCATTTCTCAGGGAGCCTAGATGAGTCTATCTCAAAGTTCAGACAATTGTCTTATCTTGATATCCATAACAATAGCCTCACCGGAAGCTTGCCATCAGCATTGTTCAATCTTAGTCTTTTGTGCTATCTTGATGTCTCAAAGAATGATTTCAATGGTGCCATCCCTTGTGGTATGTGCAATGTACCAAACATCTCCATTGTCAATTTCTCTGGCAACAATGAGGGCATGCATTGCTTATCGGATTGTGCTGAATCAAGCATTTGTGCAGCTGATAGTGTCAACTGTAAGGGGGCCCATACCCCTCGTGTAATTCTAAGAGTAGTGGCCATTTGTGTCACTGCCACCATTGTCGCTGTGGTTCTTCTGGTGCTTTTTCTGAGATGGAAGCTGTTGAGAAACAGGACGTTGCCCCTTGTACCAGTCACTGCCAGTCAATCCAGGGTTACAATTGAGTCAAGCTTAAGGGAACCTCTGAGCATCAATCTTGCTACATTTGAGCATGCACTGCTGAGGTTTACCATAGATGATATCCTGAAAGCTACCGATAATTTCAACGCGGTGCACATCATAGGTCATGGAGGCTTTGGAACTGTCTATGGGGTAGCGCTCCCTGAAGGCCGGAGAGTCGCGATAAAGAGGCTTCATGGTAGCCACCAGTTCCTTGGTGACCGTCAATTCCTTGCTGAGATGGAGACCATTGGAAAGGTGAAGCATCATAACCTTGTTCCCCTACTTGGCTACTGTGCTTGTGGTGATGACCGTTTCCTAATCTATGAACACATGCATCATGGGAGCCTTGAGATGTGGCTGAGGGACCGAGGAAATACTACTCCTAAAGCAATTGGATGGCCTGACCGTCTCAGGATCTGCCTCGGTTCTGCCCACGGGCTCATGTTCCTCCACCATGGCTTTGTGCCCAATATCATCCATCGGGACATGAAGTCGAGCAACATTCTATTGGATGAGCACATGGAACCGAGGATCTCTGACTTTGGCCTTGCAAGAATAATCAGTGCGTATGATACTCATGTTAGCACCAACGTTGCTGGCACGCTTGGTTACATTCCCCCAGAATATGCACTGACAATGAAATGCACTGCCAAGGGGGATGTCTACAGCTTTGGCGTTGTCATGCTGGAGGTGCTCACCGGGCGGCCACCTACGGGACAAGAGGTGGAAGAAGGGGGTGGGAACCTTATTGACTGGGTGCGGTGGATGATTGCCCAGGGTCGGGAAGGTGAGCTGTTTGATCCTTCCTTACCAGTTTCAGGTCTGTGGCGGGAACAGATGGTGCGTGTGCTTGCTGTTGCTCTGGAATGCACTGCTGATGAGGCATGGAAGAGGCCGACCATGCCAGATGTAGTGAAGGGCCTCAAGATGGCTCAGCTGATGAAACCTGAACCTCACGACCTCCAGGTCCAGGGACGTGTGGTCCAGACATGA